The following proteins are co-located in the Vigna angularis cultivar LongXiaoDou No.4 chromosome 2, ASM1680809v1, whole genome shotgun sequence genome:
- the LOC108328487 gene encoding auxin-responsive protein SAUR36: MSKIRGFNLRKRLIRVSKWVFRKIRVRTRPGYHRLGNSPRSSIAKLLSWGRKLTASAKSCLPVSVGSGYAQLGSGSVVGSDRDPSVPKGHLAVYVGQKDGELHRVLVPVIYFNHPLFGELLKETEEEFGFHHDGGITIPCRFTEFERVKTRIASGSRRSTRPKRLA, encoded by the coding sequence ATGTCCAAGATTCGCGGATTCAACCTCAGGAAGCGCCTCATCCGGGTCTCCAAATGGGTCTTCAGGAAGATCCGGGTCCGGACTAGACCCGGATACCATCGCCTGGGCAACTCTCCTCGGTCGTCCATCGCTAAACTCCTCTCGTGGGGTCGCAAACTGACGGCGAGCGCCAAGTCCTGCTTGCCGGTATCAGTAGGGTCCGGTTACGCTCAATTGGGATCCGGTTCCGTGGTAGGATCCGACCGGGACCCGAGTGTGCCCAAGGGACATCTGGCCGTGTACGTGGGGCAGAAGGATGGCGAGTTGCACCGCGTTCTGGTCCCGGTAATATACTTCAACCATCCTTTGTTTGGGGAGTTGCTGAAGGAGACAGAGGAGGAGTTCGGGTTCCACCACGACGGGGGAATCACCATCCCGTGCCGGTTCACTGAGTTTGAACGGGTCAAGACCCGAATAGCTTCCGGGTCTCGTCGGAGCACCCGTCCCAAAAGGTTGGCCTGA